GGTTTAAATTGAACATTAAGGATTTCTTTTTTGAGGATTCTGATTAGGGGTACAGGTTTTTTGATTAGGAATGATCCTAAGTCTTACATTGCTACAACTGATAGATTTCTAATGGCCAAAGATTGCTTATACAATGAGCTGATAGCCATCGTGGAGAGCTTAAAGCTAGTTGTGGATGAGGATATGAGACTCCTAGAGATTGAATCGGAGTCTATCGAGCTGCTGAAACTTCTTTCCAAAATTTTGGCGCTACCTTGGAGAGTGATTAATGTTTTGAGGAACGTAAAGTCATTATTAGATTCCTTCCACGAAGTCAAAATTTTTCATATTTATTGAGAAGGAAATAGATCTGTAGATTGACTGGCTCGATATGCCTGAACAACTAAAACTATTTTTTATGGAGAGGTGACTAGCCagatcttttttatcttttttgagTGATGATTCTTCTATCACTTATGTATTCATAAAATACAAGTTATCTTTTTTGCTctggttaaaaaaaaaagaagatatgtAGATGGTAGAAGCAGCTAAGCAGTGACCAAACGGAGCAAAATAATCCGATAACGTATCCATCAATTTATATCAAATCAATAACAATACACTCATTAAATACCTATAATTCAATTCAATCTTGTTTCACCTCAAATACGGGTGTTAGATAAGGAACCCAAAACCTAGCCGGAGAAGTTCCATCTATCGATTCATAGTTGCTGCCAAGTACAGCAAGAACGGGACCAAGAACCATCTAACTTGGTATTCAGTAGAAAAAGGGTTTGATGTTGGGGTAAATGCCAAAGAAGGATCTGAAGCTGGTCCAACTTCGAGAAAGAACCAAATCAGGAAGCTTAACTTTACAGAGTTCATGAACACTATTATGATGGCGAGTATAATGAAGACGATTCTTACATAGGGAATAAGAGAAGTGAAATACTAACTCTGTTCGTCCTGAGACAGGCAGCTTCCCATCGACTCCGGACCGGATTCTCCTCGCCCCACTGAAGGCAGAGTTCCTCAGCAATCCATCGAAATCGATCTCTGGGGTCCTCTCCGCGGGCTGATCCGGACAACCGATCCCACCACAGCAGACGGTACGAAATCAaaacgatctctctctctctctctcgctcgctcgctcgcttgcTCGCGGTGGTTGGTGGAAGAAGAAGCCGGCAAACTGTGGGTTCCTTTCTAATATCGAAATCGTTCACGGAATGACCACGTAGTTGAGCTGCAATCACGAAAATACCACATAATGACACCAAAACaataaggtatatatatatatatatatatatatatatatatatatatatatatatatatatatatatatatttgtccttctaaattttaaaaagaatatatttgtccctctaaatttcaaaattaacatAAATTTTTGTGATAAAAATATAGATGacttaaaaaaaacttatttttagacattttttttttctaaaagtaCATCTAATTTAGTGCTCTTGTTTTATATAATATCTTAAATGTCTCCCGTCGTTATCTAACTATTTTTATCTCATCGATTGCACCTTACCACTTCGATATCATTACTTTTGCACTCATCGTGACTATCTTATTTCATCACCTCTATCTCTATCATTTTGACTCCATCGTTTTTATCTCTTAGAGGTATAGTCACTTTCTTCGTCTCTGACACTTGCCACTCGTCACTTTCGTCTCATCGTGATCATCTTCTTTTCCTCCACAAAGAATTAAACATTATcttttatcaatattttaaataacaaaaaaaaaatatattgataaacTCACGAGTAAAAACAAATAATTATTACATACATGATGCCCTCAATATTTTAGGGCTTTCATGTCATCTAATTAAAACCACACGACACCATGTCATAAAATAACATGTATACTTAAGTCAGTCCGTATCATTTAGTGTAAACAATATTCACAAAATATACGCATGCCAAAGATTTTAATATATGCATGTCCAAAGTTTCACGGAGAATTGATGTGATAGGCAGTCATAACCCTTTGTTTCGTAAGCTACCAAGTTTGAATATAATTTCTTCATGGAAAACTATGGTTTGAACATACACAGTCCCATTCAAACTTGCTGTAATACCTCCCAATCTTATGAAATGGAGAATTCAATTCAACACTAACTTAGGTTGAACTGACTTTTCCATCGATTAGGAAGCTTCCGTTGGAACAATTTTAGATTATGTAGAGATTGTtttcattaattttatatatgtatatatataattaatactcatttaattttttatttatgaatttcAAAGTTACAACTAAGAGCATAAAATAGTCCACCTTGAGAATAACTCGATACGAGTCTTGCAGAACAGACACCAAACTCAATCAATTCCCATAAATTGATTGTTTGGAACTGTGATCCTTTAAATCAAGTTTGACTCGCTTCAACAATTCCGACTAGACAACCAAAAATAACATTGATAATAGATAGGATAAGATACATTCACttatattcttcatatgatgatgaGTATATTTTGACAGATGATGTTAGTTTGTTCCTAACTTGTTGAACATTTGATTTGGCCGAAGGACATCAAACTTGACTAATGTCAATCAAATCAAAGTGATCGTTGTCTCGTTCTTTTGCGTTGCCACCGCATGCCAATGGAATTCGTTCACCATATTCCACATGGTTGACCCCAATACGCGTTTTCTAACTCCCTTCTGGTGCTTTTCTTGTGTCCAACTGGTAAGAgctcatctttgggaattggcTAATTCCCCCATAGATCTATTTTTTTATAGTTTctttagaaaaaaaagaaaaaaaacactagTCTGAGTAATATTttgtttagaaaaaaaattaatgttcGACTATTGATCCTTTTGTATTCACGGGAGAATCTTCAAGCAAGTTTATAGGGTTATTACTATTAATTTAGacttaaaagtatttttttatatCATATGATGGTATagtttgtttaaaaaataataataataatatttgaaataaaATCGTATAATAAATCATTTTCGAATTGATAGAAGTGTCATCCGCTATTATGTCAGTATCATTGTAtcaacttttctttttttatgaagTTGATTAATCAAGTCACCAAACTCCACTCAGAAGCTTTCAATGATGTGAATTGAAAGCACTGACATCCAGAGAGCCAAAGGCCTAACACTCAGTGGATTATGCCACCATGCTTCAATCTCTCCGTGACTTGAGGTGAGTGTATGAGTCGTGGATtaagagaagaaaattttattaCCAATCCGTTTCgtcatttataattttattttaatttttttcatattatgtgagaatttattttaaatagatatctttttctttttctttttttttaatcaagtgaTGAGTGACATCAGAATAAGGGAGTGGAAGAAGATGGAAATAGGAAAGTGGACGAGATAGAGAGGggcaaataaatgaataaatgcaTGTGGTACAACGCATTCTAATTTTAATGTGAAAACATATAGTATAGCCGAAAAACATAATACTTTAATGTTTGATTACTTCACTTTGGATGGAGTCCATTATCTACAACTGATGTCTTAAATGAAATTAGGCAGATGTCATTATCAGAAACATTTTTCAAAGAGCAAGACTTAAAATTCCAGTCACAAAAAATACACACCACGGGCTGTCCAAAGCACAGTGGCGATCAGATCCCCAGCTGTGTCGACTGTTCGTCGTCCTCATCTCTCGTTCCAAACTTTCCCTGGAATTGCTTCGAGTACAATGTGGGCAGTTGGGTGTAATGGTGGAACGAATCATCCTTGAGACTGCAAAGCATGATGTACTTTGATGAATGGGACCAATGTTTTCATGAATCTCGTTGATCTATTAAGATCACATTACTGAAATATTTACTAACAATCTCCGCAAAGGTATCCTACAATTTTATATAaagaatacaaaaataaaaataaatgagttaGAACAGTGGAGTTGAACTCACAGGCGTATGTTCCTTTTTATTCTTCCTCGAGAAGAGCCAGGCCAGAGCATACCCTGCAACATAAATTCTGCAGTAAATACAGATTGaaagaagagaggaaaagagagaagaaatagAGGAAGAAGTAGAATGAGATGAATAAGAAACtccctttccttcttcttcttttgttattATTGCCTTccaccttcttctttttttctctttacacTCTTTATTCTCCTCCATCTTCTTTTTTCTCCCTTcacttatttttctttctgaaGAACGAGACTGTGCAATTCATTGCACATTAAGGGAGGGTTCAAATAGTTTTTGTCTTTGATAACAATAGTACTTAGCTTAACAACTTTCATCGGAGGGCCTCGCCCCCCTGTTCTGAGCTCCAATCACCAGGGAGCTACACTTTGCTGTTTTAACTAATACACAAAAATTCCTcattatacaaaaataaaaataaaaaatatatttgatcaCGGCAAGCAATGCCGAGTCTAGACTGGCTAGCCACTCCATAGCAGAAGCCCGATCAGACTTTAGATGGGGACTTTGCCACTCTCCCTTACGTTTGAGGTGGTTTGCTGCTTCTCTCAGTCTTCCAGAATAGAAAAAGACCAACAACATCAAATGTGAGAAACTTGACAAGATTTCTCAAAGGACATGATACATCAACGGACGATGCAACCGACCAATTGGATGGGGTTGATAGTGATGACCTTGGGTAGGCTGACTTTGGGTTGACTAAAGAATTCAACGAGTTCAAGTGTTTCATCAATAGTATCCGTAATCAGAATCATCGCTTCTCCGAGAGGTGCTCAGATCTCCGCCCAACCTCTTGTTGATGCTAGTGCGTTGAACACATCGAACCAGCGACTGCACCACTTCTGACATCGCAGGCCGGAACTCAGGCTCTGACTGTATGAATCGAAAGGAAGAAACAAGTTAGTTACCCATAAGTCAACTCACAAGTACAAACAATTATAGATACAACAAATTCAGGACCGATTTCACATGACCACAGATCCCCAACAACAGAAGAGATTTCATAAAATGGAACAATAATGATGCACTAGTCTGGAGAAGTGCAGCCAAACGGAAAGATGACCAGCATAGGTTCAGAGAGCACTTTACCTGAATACACAGAGCAATGACATCAGCAAATCGAGATAATGACTTGGGTGGGTAGAGGCCTCGAAGGGCAGGGTCCACCATCTGTGCCAATGCATCAATGTCATGAAGTTGTGGTGCTGCCCAGCGAACTAATGACTGCTCGATTCTTGGGTTTgaactgaaatattaaaaaaaatatatattcaaattTTTGGATTATGAAAAAAGGTGTAACTCCAAGCAGTGCAACTATACCAAAAATGTCAGCATCTTCAGTTACCTGTCAAAGGGCTTACGTCCTGTCAATAACTCAAGCATGACCACTCCAAAGCTGTAGATATCACTCTTCATTGCATAGGCAGAAGGTTTTGTGCATTCAGGAGGATTGTATCCAGGTCCCAAGTTTTCACTTGTATCCTGATGCAAAAGGGTGATGATGACTCAGTACTGTTGTTTCGAATGTTACGCATACCTGCATGGTTCCCTAATATGATGCAAATGAATTTTAATTGAACCTCAAAAAAGACCCCTAGACCACAGTCAGCCAAGTGTGGATTTAGCTCAGCATCAAGTAAGATGTTTGAAGACTTAATGTTTTTGTGAATCACAGATGGCGTGCAGACCTCATGAAGGTACCTGGACAAAGAGTGAAGCATGTTAAAATGGGCAGATGTGTACAGTATGACAGGGATGCATCAGCTACTGAAACCCATCTATAAAGACTGAATGAGTTGAAATTTAGCCACTTGGTTCAGTTATGATGGCTGAACATCCTAATCAAGCAACTAAATGTCAAAAAGGCCATTATCATGAAGAATGAACCAGGAGAGGTGTCTCCTGAGTCTTTGGCGCAGGGTTTTGTGCACTTTAACAAAAAGGAGCTGTTAATCCTCCCTTCATATGTGTAGACAAATCATGGAATGCACATGATGATTATAATGTATAATATGATAGCAACCCATCGGTCATGTCAAAACAAGGTCATGAAAATAGTAGGAAATTCCATGAGTCAATTTTTGAAACTGAAATACAGGTTTGCTAGGCTGATGATTCTAAGTTAAGGCAAGATCAAGAATGCCAAATGGAAATATGTTAGTTCTTTTCCATATACTTATTATCCTTTCTGTTTGTTATAGAATAATGTGTCTAACTGTCAAAAAGATCAACAATTTATGCAGCATGGATATGTTAAATTGTCACAGAAAACAGATTGAATATTGAAAACCAAAGAATAGAATTGTTAAGCATGGATGGGTCTGCACAAATGAAATATGTGAAAATAAAAGCAGCAGCATGTAAGCAATAGATACCACAAGTGAATTTTGTCATCTAGTTGCATATCATAAAAGTTCATAATACAAAGGGAAAAATAATGACTATGTTCCATAAGAGAATGCTCAATTAAGATCGTTGATCATGAACACACCATCTCAAGTACCCCTGAAGCCTGATGTGACAATGAGAGTATATAGTCAAAACTGTTGGAATCAATATACATTAGGTATCACGGTGAGAAGACACATGGTCATTATAATTATCATACATTTCCACTTAGGTGGTGTCTTAAGGGTATGTACTTACTCTACAGCACGAGCTGTCCCAAGTGCAATCCTCACTCGAGTGTCCCAGGTCAATGGTTTGCTATAATCATCTGATAAATGTAAAAAACCATGAAGAGAACCATTTTGTTGGAGCTCATAGACCAAAAGTTGGTAACCAGACTCGGAGCAATAACCCAGAAGTTCAGCAACGTTTGAATGATGCAGCTTGGAGATGCCAGAGACTACTTCCATAAAGTCAGAAGAATGGCTTCCAGATAAATTTAATGTCTCTATCTTCTTAACAGCCAAAGCCTGTAAAAGCATTTGTAAATAAATGAAGAAGCTCAATCACATGTGTATgtgtttctatatatatatatatatatataaccgcaTTTAACCAGCatttgtggaaaaaaaaaaaagaagtctgGTTACTCAATCATTGTAGCCATAAGTCATTTGTAATGTAAACAGAATATTCAATATACTATTGGAAAGAcatgaaataaaatattatatctaaTGGGCCAATATGTGATATATTGTCCTTTCTCTACATAGAGGTAGTTGTATATTTAACATCATTATGAAAAGTTCAAATTATGTGTACATTGATATGGGGGAGAATGAAACCTGAAACTTTATTACTCAAGATGAGACAAGTGGATAATCAGAGATCAAAATTTTCTGAACCAGTGACTACATAAAAAGCCTAAAGGGTTCAGCCAATTACTTAGATGTTAACTGGAGAATAACCTACTGACTAGGAAATCTTTCTCATAACTCGTCCTGATGGAATAATTGAGCCATTAATTTGCAGAGCTTGAACCAATTGCCCAAAATACATAGACTCCAATTACCAGTAGTATGATAATTAATTCATAATTTAATCATTATCTAATTTTTGATATGGGACTATATTGGTATGCTGCAATTTCTTCACTTAAAAATTTATCATCCTCGTCAAAGACCAACATACTCAGAATCAAGTATTAATATGGTGCACATGTGGTCCAACCGAGTGATGGCTTGATATCATGATGTAACCTCTAGCAGTGTCTATGAATAGCCTACTCGAGTCTCTCACTGTACTCAATCGGTCTTGATACCATTTTTATGATTTGGTTTGATGATATAATTGATACAATAACTTGTTGAGTCTGAACCATTATACCAAAACGGTTAGACTCAAGTTACTATAGTATGCTCATCAAATCCTTACAAATCAATTTAGTAAATTTTCCAATTTACTGGGTGTTATAACCTGAACCAATAAAAAGCTTCCACAAGGATCACTTTAACCATTCTGGTGATCTAGGCCTCAGAATGACACCAGCCAAATGTAAAGAACTAAGAGATTCCAACAAGAGTCATCTATCCAAGCTATCTCTATTTTTGCTCACATTGGATAAAGACTACTAGGCATTACAAGAGTCCACCGGAAGGATCCCATGATGCTCTTCTGACCAGTTTCATGCTCGTCGGTGGTCTTCCAATTTGATATGCTTGAAGGTACAACAATTTCCTTCATCAAACAACATAGATCTTACACCATCGATTTTAGTGATGTCCCCTGATAATTATTGCATTAACAGAACAACAAAGCTAATATATTCTCCATTAATATGTTGACAAAAATCCTTAACAATGCATGCCTAACTATATCCTAATACATCCTCAACCTAACAAGAAACTAGATATTCATCTATAATCATAAACTTAATGTCTTCTGGTCACATCTTTGGTAATCCAGTACATATGTTTCCTCCAATCTCCTTGTTTTGCAACAAATACATCTGAAGGATACTATGACTACCCACTTTATGTGTACGTCTTTGCTGATGATGAGGAGATCAAAAAAATTCCTAAAGTATgcaaatgataaaaatatcataaaatcataaatcacaaTACTCTGAGTTATCTACTTTTTACTAATATAATATAGAACATAATATAGGCCATTCAAATTTTGCACTGCTGCTCCCAGTCCTAGCTCCTGAGCTACCACTTGATAGAGCATTGTTTTCTAATGCCTAATCAAACAGTCAGTTCTCTGAGTATACAGAGTAAAGAAAAACTTTACTGACAAGCCTAGTGGCACTTAATGCTCAATCAAAAAGAGAGGGAAGCATCGAGTTACCTATTCGATCATGAGTTGGCAAGAGTGAGCAGTTGGTAAGGCTTATATCAGTTGGTAAGGCTCAAATTATTGTAGATAAAGTCAAAATAAAGTTAAAAAAAGGAGCAATTATTAGAATTTATGCTCTTATGACTACATAACATGAAAACTCAACACTGATAGGCTTATATCATTGACAATGTAAAATCATGTTGCCAAAACATGGGACATCACATCTTGACATATATGTAGTTATGTACACATGGCATGATGTGTATTTGTTATATATGTttcaaaagagaaagaaggaaggaAACAGATGCTTTAGGGATATTTACAGGtaaattctaaaattttcaaaaCTGTACCTTTCCATCATTAAATTTTGCCTTGTATACACATCCGATGTTACCTTGTCCAAGAAGGCGACTAGAGCTAAAGCTTCCGGTAGCAGCTTGTAAATCTGCTGATGAATAAGTAGTGAGACTAATGGAATCTGTGCTCTGTCTGGAAGTATGTTTATTTGCAAACTCATTATCATTGTTAACTTTTTTATTATCAGCTGGTGGTGGTTTAAGTTCCATGGGAGATGTTTCCAAGGTCTTTAtgtcaattgaagaagaagaatccTTGGTCCCTGCAAGCAGACTTCAAATTAATAACTAAAGGAGCATAAAATTTTTCACAACGACAGAGAAAAAGCAATTCTCCATGAAAAACATACAAATCAACAAAATGAATACAGAAGATTTAGCTCAACGAGTATGAGTTGCAGAGCATCAAGATTCAAGACTGTGTACAATGATTTCATTTTGGCTGTAAAGAGAGTGCCATAATGATATTTAGTCTTGGAAGAACTA
The DNA window shown above is from Musa acuminata AAA Group cultivar baxijiao chromosome BXJ2-4, Cavendish_Baxijiao_AAA, whole genome shotgun sequence and carries:
- the LOC103983156 gene encoding protein STRUBBELIG-RECEPTOR FAMILY 5-like isoform X4, with the protein product MGYQLASLTSVTYFDLSKNNLDGDIPYQLPPNVTHINLAGNGLTGGIPYSISQMSDLKYLNLANNQLSGQLIDMFGKLPSLSLLDLSFNRFSGSLPQSFGSLTHLKTLNLENNQFSGSLDVLSTLSLEDLNIQNNKFTGWIPNKLKSIHNLKVGGNSWSSRPAPPGMAKAADNNDTSSSTVEKGKQNSGLKGAVIAVIVISVLVVALILMALVKRRSSGSSHHIDEQLIQNRSFTPLVGNDFTGTKDSSSSIDIKTLETSPMELKPPPADNKKVNNDNEFANKHTSRQSTDSISLTTYSSADLQAATGSFSSSRLLGQGNIGCVYKAKFNDGKALAVKKIETLNLSGSHSSDFMEVVSGISKLHHSNVAELLGYCSESGYQLLVYELQQNGSLHGFLHLSDDYSKPLTWDTRVRIALGTARAVEYLHEVCTPSVIHKNIKSSNILLDAELNPHLADCGLGVFFEDTSENLGPGYNPPECTKPSAYAMKSDIYSFGVVMLELLTGRKPFDSSNPRIEQSLVRWAAPQLHDIDALAQMVDPALRGLYPPKSLSRFADVIALCIQSEPEFRPAMSEVVQSLVRCVQRTSINKRLGGDLSTSRRSDDSDYGYY
- the LOC103983156 gene encoding protein STRUBBELIG-RECEPTOR FAMILY 5-like isoform X6 — its product is MSDLKYLNLANNQLSGQLIDMFGKLPSLSLLDLSFNRFSGSLPQSFGSLTHLKTLNLENNQFSGSLDVLSTLSLEDLNIQNNKFTGWIPNKLKSIHNLKVGGNSWSSRPAPPGMAKAADNNDTSSSTVEKGKQNSGLKGAVIAVIVISVLVVALILMALVKRRSSGSSHHIDEQLIQNRSFTPLVGNDFTGTKDSSSSIDIKTLETSPMELKPPPADNKKVNNDNEFANKHTSRQSTDSISLTTYSSADLQAATGSFSSSRLLGQGNIGCVYKAKFNDGKALAVKKIETLNLSGSHSSDFMEVVSGISKLHHSNVAELLGYCSESGYQLLVYELQQNGSLHGFLHLSDDYSKPLTWDTRVRIALGTARAVEYLHEVCTPSVIHKNIKSSNILLDAELNPHLADCGLGVFFEDTSENLGPGYNPPECTKPSAYAMKSDIYSFGVVMLELLTGRKPFDSSNPRIEQSLVRWAAPQLHDIDALAQMVDPALRGLYPPKSLSRFADVIALCIQSEPEFRPAMSEVVQSLVRCVQRTSINKRLGGDLSTSRRSDDSDYGYY
- the LOC103983156 gene encoding protein STRUBBELIG-RECEPTOR FAMILY 5-like isoform X1, with the translated sequence MAPYLPLLLLPLLLFLRLSNLVRGTTDSSDGGGDPCGNDWKGIKCSGSSVTEIKLSGLGLTGTMGYQLASLTSVTYFDLSKNNLDGDIPYQLPPNVTHINLAGNGLTGGIPYSISQMSDLKYLNLANNQLSGQLIDMFGKLPSLSLLDLSFNRFSGSLPQSFGSLTHLKTLNLENNQFSGSLDVLSTLSLEDLNIQNNKFTGWIPNKLKSIHNLKVGGNSWSSRPAPPGMAKAADNNDTSSSTVEKGKQNSGLKGAVIAVIVISVLVVALILMALVKRRSSGSSHHIDEQLIQNRSFTPLVGNDFTGTKDSSSSIDIKTLETSPMELKPPPADNKKVNNDNEFANKHTSRQSTDSISLTTYSSADLQAATGSFSSSRLLGQGNIGCVYKAKFNDGKALAVKKIETLNLSGSHSSDFMEVVSGISKLHHSNVAELLGYCSESGYQLLVYELQQNGSLHGFLHLSDDYSKPLTWDTRVRIALGTARAVEYLHEVCTPSVIHKNIKSSNILLDAELNPHLADCGLGVFFEDTSENLGPGYNPPECTKPSAYAMKSDIYSFGVVMLELLTGRKPFDSSNPRIEQSLVRWAAPQLHDIDALAQMVDPALRGLYPPKSLSRFADVIALCIQSEPEFRPAMSEVVQSLVRCVQRTSINKRLGGDLSTSRRSDDSDYGYY
- the LOC103983156 gene encoding protein STRUBBELIG-RECEPTOR FAMILY 5-like isoform X3, with the translated sequence MLWVIRDRDQTLRSWIDWYNGLPTSELDFSNLFYSDLSKNNLDGDIPYQLPPNVTHINLAGNGLTGGIPYSISQMSDLKYLNLANNQLSGQLIDMFGKLPSLSLLDLSFNRFSGSLPQSFGSLTHLKTLNLENNQFSGSLDVLSTLSLEDLNIQNNKFTGWIPNKLKSIHNLKVGGNSWSSRPAPPGMAKAADNNDTSSSTVEKGKQNSGLKGAVIAVIVISVLVVALILMALVKRRSSGSSHHIDEQLIQNRSFTPLVGNDFTGTKDSSSSIDIKTLETSPMELKPPPADNKKVNNDNEFANKHTSRQSTDSISLTTYSSADLQAATGSFSSSRLLGQGNIGCVYKAKFNDGKALAVKKIETLNLSGSHSSDFMEVVSGISKLHHSNVAELLGYCSESGYQLLVYELQQNGSLHGFLHLSDDYSKPLTWDTRVRIALGTARAVEYLHEVCTPSVIHKNIKSSNILLDAELNPHLADCGLGVFFEDTSENLGPGYNPPECTKPSAYAMKSDIYSFGVVMLELLTGRKPFDSSNPRIEQSLVRWAAPQLHDIDALAQMVDPALRGLYPPKSLSRFADVIALCIQSEPEFRPAMSEVVQSLVRCVQRTSINKRLGGDLSTSRRSDDSDYGYY
- the LOC103983156 gene encoding protein STRUBBELIG-RECEPTOR FAMILY 5-like isoform X5; translation: MAPYLPLLLLPLLLFLRLSNLVRGTTDSSDVSALNVMYSSLSSPSKLTGWSSGGGDPCGNDWKGIKCSGSSVTEIKLSGLGLTGTMGYQLASLTSVTYFDLSKNNLDGDIPYQLPPNVTHINLAGNGLTGGIPYSISQMSDLKYLNLANNQLSGQLIDMFGKLPSLSLLDLSFNRFSGSLPQSFGSLTHLKTLNLENNQFSGSLDVLSTLSLEDLNIQNNKFTGWIPNKLKSIHNLKVGGNSWSSRPAPPGMAKAADNNDTSSSTVEKGKQNSGLKGAVIAVIVISVLVVALILMALVKRRSSGSSHHIDEQLIQNRSFTPLVGNDFTGTKDSSSSIDIKTLETSPMELKPPPADNKKVNNDNEFANKHTSRQSTDSISLTTYSSADLQAATGSFSSSRLLGQGNIGCVYKAKFNDGKALAVKKIETLNLSGSHSSDFMEVVSGISKLHHSNVAELLGYCSESGYQLLVYELQQNGSLHGFLHLSDDYSKPLTWDTRVRIALGTARAVEYLHEVCTPSVIHKNIKSSNILLDAELNPHLADCGLGVFFEDTSENLGPGYNPPECTKPSAYAMKSDIYSFGVVMLELLTGRKPFDSSNPRIEQSLVRWAAPQLHDIDALAQMVDPALRGLYPPKSLSRFADVIALCIQSEPEFRPAMSEVVQSLVRCVQRTSINKRLGGDLSTSRRSDDSDYGYY
- the LOC103983156 gene encoding protein STRUBBELIG-RECEPTOR FAMILY 5-like isoform X2 codes for the protein MYSSLSSPSKLTGWSSGGGDPCGNDWKGIKCSGSSVTEIKLSGLGLTGTMGYQLASLTSVTYFDLSKNNLDGDIPYQLPPNVTHINLAGNGLTGGIPYSISQMSDLKYLNLANNQLSGQLIDMFGKLPSLSLLDLSFNRFSGSLPQSFGSLTHLKTLNLENNQFSGSLDVLSTLSLEDLNIQNNKFTGWIPNKLKSIHNLKVGGNSWSSRPAPPGMAKAADNNDTSSSTVEKGKQNSGLKGAVIAVIVISVLVVALILMALVKRRSSGSSHHIDEQLIQNRSFTPLVGNDFTGTKDSSSSIDIKTLETSPMELKPPPADNKKVNNDNEFANKHTSRQSTDSISLTTYSSADLQAATGSFSSSRLLGQGNIGCVYKAKFNDGKALAVKKIETLNLSGSHSSDFMEVVSGISKLHHSNVAELLGYCSESGYQLLVYELQQNGSLHGFLHLSDDYSKPLTWDTRVRIALGTARAVEYLHEVCTPSVIHKNIKSSNILLDAELNPHLADCGLGVFFEDTSENLGPGYNPPECTKPSAYAMKSDIYSFGVVMLELLTGRKPFDSSNPRIEQSLVRWAAPQLHDIDALAQMVDPALRGLYPPKSLSRFADVIALCIQSEPEFRPAMSEVVQSLVRCVQRTSINKRLGGDLSTSRRSDDSDYGYY